The genome window AAGGTCTCCAAGGATATAGTCGATATCTTCCTGGGACGTGACCACCACCCAGGCCCGGTCCTGACACAGGCGGCCCAGGTCTTCGGCAATGGTCTGAAGATTGAGCATGAGGTTGCCGTCTGTGCCGATGAACTGACCTACCTCGTCCACAAGAAAAACTACTCTGTGATTATCTCCCTTTTTCTCTATGTAACTACAGACCTGCCTGGCAAAGTTCTCCACTGTGACTACCATGTTCTGCTGGGCCTGATCAAACCACTGCTCTGCAGACTTCATGCTCTGGTCCAGAACTCTGGACATGGACTGAATGATCTGGTCTCTCTTGAAGCCAAAGGCGTCTCTTTCATCATGCCAGTCTGATCCGGTGACTTCTTTATATACCCGGCAAAACTCCTCATGCTTGCCCTGATCGGTCAGGTATCTTTCCATCTCCGCAATATGCAGAGCACCGCCGGAAAAACCCTGCATTTCATTGAAAACCCGCCAGAAAACCTTGAGCACTGCACCACGCCCGTCATCTGCATCTGCCCGGCTGTCGATATTAAACAGGACAGTATCTATGCTCATGGAGGTAGCAAGCTTGATGTCGGCCATGAGCATGGGGTCCTGAATCTTTTCTTCAAAGAAGTTCAAAGCCTGCCTGACTTCTCCGGTCTCAGGGTTGCGGGCCTGGATATTCTGAAGCAGATAGGACAGGATTTTCAGGAAGTGGGATTTACCTGAACCAAAAAACCCGGCTATCCAGACGCCTATGTCGGCAGCAGACATGGAATTCTTTGAGTTTTTTTTGGTATAGACAAAAGCATCAAAGAAATCTCTGAAGTGCCTGTCCAGCTCTTTGGTTACAACGTATTCTTCAAGCTCCTGCCAGACAACGTCCTCATCTCTCTGGTCAGCCTTGACCACGCCATTGATGGGACGAAACAGGTTTTTGGCAAAGATTTCCTTAATCTGCATGAGTAACTCTCCGTTTTTTGTAAGCGCCTCACCCGGGCGGCCGGGATCGAACCTGTGAGTAACTGCCTTGATAAAGGCTGAAGGCTATTAGGCTGAAGGCTGTGTAAAGGCTGTGTAAAGGCTGTGTAAAGGCTGTGTAAAGGCTGAAGGCTATTAGGCTGAAGGCTGAAGGAAGATAAAAGAGCACTTGCACCCCTGGCCCCCAGGCTGGAGCCTTCCCAGTCTTCTTCTTCCTTCTTCCCTTCTTCCTTCAGCCTTCCCCCTTCAGCCTTCAGCCTTCAGCCTCCTTCCCTTCAGCCTTCTACCTTCAGCCTTCTACCTTCAGCCTTCTTCCCTTCTTCCTTCAGCCTTCCCCCTTCAGCCTTCAGCCTCCTTCCCTTCAGCCTTCAGCCTTCAGCCTTCAGCCTTCCCCCTTCAGCCTTCTAACCTTCAGCCTATTCAGCAAGACGAAATGCCCGGTAGTAATTTTTTTCCTTGACCCTGCCGAACAGATGAAGCTTTAGTCCATCGTAGTAGCCAGGGTAGAACACAACCAGAGGTTTATTCTGCATATGGCTCTGGAGATTGTTGAGCAGAGAGTGTGTCCTGACCAAAGGCCAGGCGCTGCCCACGCCAGAGAGCAGAACAAGATCCTGGGCCTCTGGTTTTACCTTTTGAACAAAATATGGGGAAAGTCTGGTTTTGATGTTCAGGGGGTCCTTTAGCGCACTGAGCAGGGCCTGATCTCCTTCCTTTTTCTGCTTGTCATAGCAAAGATCCAGAATCTTGCGGTCTTTCAGATAATCCACAACCAGCTGGAACAGATCTACATGGGCCAGGCAAAGGTCTGGTTTGCGCTTGCTTATCTGATCTTTGATAATTGCAATGAATTTGCGAACCCTGATCTCCTCTTCCGGAGGGTAATCAAAAATATAAAAGGCCACCTCATTGCCTATGCCGGAACCGGCCAGGAGTTCTGGAGAAAGGAGCCTGTCGATCAACTTGTTCAGGCGGTGTTCAAGGTTTGTGCTCACTCAAATACCTCCAGGCATGACAGGATATATTCTTCACTGTGCTCTATAAGCATGAACCTGATTGTTGGGAGAAGATGGAAGGGCAGGATATTCCTTGCCCGGGTGGAATCTATGACTCCGGCCTGAGACAGGATCAGGAAACTTATCTGTCTGACTTTCCCCCGGGTTGATTCTGACCAGGAATCCAGTGTTGGATCAATGGCCGCTCGTTCTTCAAAATAGGAATCCCACTGGGCATGAGTAAGTTCTTTTTTGAAAACCCGCATATTCCCGGCAACAACTGTGGAGACAAAATCTCCAAGGATTGGGCTGTACTTAATGGCTGCGCAAAACAGGGCCTGGGTTGCCTGATCATGTGAACCGTCACTGATCATGCTCCAGAAAGGTTTGGGCAGGGTCATGAGCCTGTTTACAATCAGACTGGCCTGTCTTTTGGTGCTGGATGGACTGCGCTTTTGCAGGAGATTGTCTCTTATGACCTTCTCCATGAGCTCATTTTTCTCAAGCCCCCCGACCATCAGCCGGGCAATCTTCCAACTCTCATTGACAAGCAGGGCACCTGCCACCAGGTCTCCTTTATAGCGTGATGGGGACAAAAGTATCCTCCAGGCTGGTTGATAGAATTATATCTGCAACCGATATATTAGAAGAAGGTAGAAATCAATTTAAAGATTTTTTTAGTGAGGATTTAACGAGTGAGCAACCTTAACTATAATTAGACTTTTAGGCTGAAGGCTGAAGGCTGAAGGCTGAAGGCTGAAGAATTTGAATCATAGACATTTTTGCTCTTGTCAATGTAAAAAATTTCCTGTTTTTTGATGCAGGTTTGATGCGATAAGTAACTAGGCTTTTTCCGCGACCCCGCGCGGAAAAAGAGGCCCCTTCCGGGCAACTGATTGCTATGCCTTTGTAAAGTGGGGCCTGCTTCCAGCAGGCCTTTTTTCAAAACAGCCGGCAGGATGCCGGCTCCACTTACAATTGCCGTAACGACCAACATGTTGGTTTGAAATTTGTGCTAAGCGCCTAGGCTTTTTCCGCGACCCTGCGAGGAAAAAGTGGCCCCTTCAGGGCAAAAGAGACTGCCCACGGAACACACGGAAAAGCACGGAATAAATTCTTTCGCCTTGCGGCGAAGCCTTATCCGCCAGGAGTCTTTTTCCCTGGAGGATAAATTATCACTTTTTCCTTCCGCCTGCCCCGTGAAATTTCTTCTTATTTCACTGGGGTGTCCTTCCGTATGTTCCGTGGGCAAAACCTCCTGGCTCTCTTTGAAAATAAAACAACATGCTGGTTTGAAATTTCCAATATGCGCCTAATTGCACTGTCCCTGTCTAATTCCATATATTTCACTCGGTAAGCAGCTTTTTGACTGACGGCCTCGTGCTTTTGCCGGAATTCACAGATGGAGAAAAAGGAGGTTAACATACATTTTTGAGGCAGACTAAAGTATGCTCTGCCAACTTGGCATTGCCGGCAAGATTTACATCCATTTTGTATTGCTTTTTCTTGACCAACAGG of Desulfonatronovibrio magnus contains these proteins:
- a CDS encoding DUF1788 domain-containing protein → MSTNLEHRLNKLIDRLLSPELLAGSGIGNEVAFYIFDYPPEEEIRVRKFIAIIKDQISKRKPDLCLAHVDLFQLVVDYLKDRKILDLCYDKQKKEGDQALLSALKDPLNIKTRLSPYFVQKVKPEAQDLVLLSGVGSAWPLVRTHSLLNNLQSHMQNKPLVVFYPGYYDGLKLHLFGRVKEKNYYRAFRLAE
- a CDS encoding DUF1819 family protein, translated to MSPSRYKGDLVAGALLVNESWKIARLMVGGLEKNELMEKVIRDNLLQKRSPSSTKRQASLIVNRLMTLPKPFWSMISDGSHDQATQALFCAAIKYSPILGDFVSTVVAGNMRVFKKELTHAQWDSYFEERAAIDPTLDSWSESTRGKVRQISFLILSQAGVIDSTRARNILPFHLLPTIRFMLIEHSEEYILSCLEVFE